The Canis lupus dingo isolate Sandy chromosome 34, ASM325472v2, whole genome shotgun sequence genome contains the following window.
CACATTGTAGCAAAATCATGGGGGAAGAGggataaagacataaaatataaggGTCCTGTAAAGGACAAAGGGCACACACTTGCAATAGTGTAGAAAACACTGgtttccccttccctccacctcctcctcctccagaacACAAAAAGCCACAGATTTCACACAGCCttctcctcacccccactcatTACCAAGCTTCTTTTAAAacaacatatctttaaaaaagaagtcctgGCTGTTTTTTGTGTCATACCATGTCTCAAAACCAGGACTTGGGGATTCATTCTTCCTACTGAACAGGAGTATGCTCAAGAATTCATGTAGAACAAGTGGCCCAAGTGAAAGCCTTGGCAAGATTCTTGGCCAAGCcaaatcaaaacccagcagatgaTGCCCAAAGGCAACCGTTCTGGTAAGAAATGAGTTACTCCTTTGGGTTACAGAATCCCAGAGCTGGTTAGTGTAGGCACCAAGGTCCTCGTGTCCCTGGCACCATTAACCCAGGTCTGTGCCCGTTCAATACCGCAGCTGTAAGAAGCAGTAACAGCCACAGATCATTAAAATCAAACACAACAAAGTAATCTAAAACCAAGTTTTCCTCTTTgggttaaaagataaaattataccTCAGTTATTCTcaacaaatgacaaaattaaaaatattcagagtgTACACTGGCTGAGAGCTAAGTGTACTGAATCCAATCTCCTAGCAGGAGGGTGGAGAAAGGATTCCCACAGGAAGGACAGATTAGAAAATGTCATTTGGTTCCAGTGAGCCAAGGGCCCTGCCCCATTCGGACAGGTAAAAATTTCTCCAGAACATATCCATGACATAGAGTTTGCTGCATTCATATTTAATAGTCTGTTTGCAGTCAGCTCCATTATCAGAACATGCAACTAAGAGGTCTAACACATCCAAGAACGTCAGTGCATCTGAACGCAAAGAGCATCACGGAAATCGCTGGGCGTGTGAGCTGTGTACGTGCAAGTTCCATGTGGTTCCTCAGCTTGATTCCCTTGGTTTATGGAAGAGGTAGGTCATCAGCAAAAAAGTGCAGGACGCTCTTCAAGAGACTAGCAAGACAAAGGGTAATGTCAGTGACGTGGGTTCACGTCATCATCTACACCAATTACATACACTGGGGACTTAACCACCTGTCACAACAGCCTACTGCTTTGCTAATGAGGCACTCCAGACAAGGACAACCAGCAGCTTCTCCTAGGGCAGCTCAGGGCTTGGCAAGAGGCAAATACAACAGACTACCCTGAGTTCCCtgttattcaataaattataaataggatCTTCTAGAAGGCCATCCATTTCACAGAGTGTCCTGCTACTCCAGGACTGGTTGGAGAACCTGATACAATTCACCTTCTAGAGCACTCAGAGTGTCCTTTATGAAAACACCACACACAGATAAACAGCGTCCAAATCACCTGTTGAGGGTAGTGAAGAACAATGAGGGGCTGCAGAGGACCACACCATTACACAGACAAGCAGCAAAGTCCAGGAACATGGCAACCAAAACCACACAGATCATGTGTCCTTTCTACTATTTAGATGATTAGTGTTGCTTATTTCATTCAAATGCAGGTCCTTCTGACTAAATTTTTTAATGAGGGTTCCAGGAACTAAGGCCACCAAGGCAATGGCCAAAAGCTTGAAGACCGTTTCCCAGGAGAAAAGAGCATCCAGAGAGGTCAGAGTTGACAGGATGGAGCCTGTCTGCACACAGATAAAATTGTACGGGATCAGAcctggaaggaaagggaaagagccTGTTACTAGGGCCAGCAAGATGAAGAACAACAACCCTTTGGAAATGGCCCCAGAAATTCACAACTGTGACTCcagatgtgtttttttgttttgttttgttttgttttttgcccaaCTACTGACCCCTAAGCACATTACCTCTTTCCCTTCTCTACTCCTTCCCCGCCTTTCCTCACTCCCCATAAACTGCCATTTTACAAAAAGACTTGATGACAAAAATATGTACACCacagtaagataaaaaaaatgttttaataggaAACACAAAATGAGTGAAGAATAAAAGTGTAAAGTTCACCCATTTGCTAGAAGTGCCTTCAAACTGGGTTCTGAGCACCCAACAGTCTATGAAAGGCACCAGCATCATAAGATTTATAGTGTGCATAGGATAAAAacaagtttcttaaaaatagcaCTACTTTTGCATTCTACACTGTCTCTGAGAGATCATCAAATCCACTGGATCCCAAACGTCTGACTGGCGGCCTGACAGGCTGGTCACATAACAATTCTCTGGGGAAGCTGTTAAAAAACACATCCTtgggctccctcccacccccaccccagagattCTGGTGACCTGGGCCTGCGATAAAACCCAGGAACCCGCATCCTAACAGCTTCTCCTGATCCCCACTCCTGAGACTAATTGGTTTGGGACCCCCGGATAATCCCCTGGCCCCCTACAGTAGTCGATGCCTCAAGATCACAGAgcactcaaggtcacacagcctgccAGAGAGGGGACTGGAACCCTGGTCTCCAGAGTCTTTCCAAGCCTCCTGCCACCTCGGTAATTACAGGCTGCTGACGGAGTACCAAGGCACTCTGCCTGAAAGCCAATATGACCAGAATGAGCTGTGGTCGATGTTGCTTCGATTTAAGATCTCAATTTCTCGCTTAAGAGTTCCCTATTAATAGCAGCTGCTCGACCACAGATTTGTTATGTTCGCCCTAGAACCCCTTAGTAGTCGGTCTTTCCCTCCATGGTCTAAGGTAGGTTTAAGAGAGGCAATCCTTGCCTTGGGCTTAAAGAGGGTGGTTTACTTCCAGTGTGAAGAAAACAACAGTCCCTGATTGTACAGACTGTAGGCACAGTACCACGCTGCTAAAGGTGATCCAAGGCCCAGACTCTGAGAAACACTGCTCTTGTCCCAGGCCCTCCTCTGGCCAAGCGGCCCATGGAGGACAGTAAGTAGCTCGTTGAAGGTCAGACAATGGTCAAAAGGCAAGAAGGAACTTTACTAGTATCAGCTCTTCTCAAGGCAGATCTTAATCAAAACAGGGCCAGAGCCAGAAAGGAAGTCCCTtgctctgttcctttctctccccatACGCCCTCACTCCAGCGCCACTTTCCCGCTAGCATTCACTGAGCCCTTGCTAAGGTTTTCCACAGATGACACTTCTAATCCCAGCGCCTAGCACGGTGCTGGCCACAAGCTATGCGCTAAATACCATCGTGGAATGGAAAAGCCTTACTTTTCCCAAAAGTAATTTTATGGGTCTTCTGTTCAGCCCTGAGCAGATCTGAAGTCAGGAAATAATTACTTGAGGCCACAGGCTTGACACTGTTCTTCACAAACTGGGCTCTCAGAGGCAGGCACACGGCCATGCAGCTGGTAACCCAGGGCAGGCCCCCAACGTGACAACGCCGAAGACTCAGACTCACCCCGCCAGCTTCTTACCGAGCAGAACAGAGAAGAAGAACTGCACAATCGGGATGTTCAGAATCGGAGCCGAGAGGTTCAAGAACCAGTTTGGTGTCATGGGGAAAAGTctcaaaaacagtaagaaaaaaaacaagctgtttctgttttcctccaCCTGTAGCCAAAAGAGATGAGGCCATTAGGCAGCAGAAGGAATCTCTAGATATTGAAAATCTGATAGcaccaagcactgttctagatgcttcACGTATTCTCTCCCTGAATCTTCCAACACCCTCCGGGGTAGAGCATGTTTTCCTCCTTTTGAAAATGGAAAGTACCTGAGGCTAAGCAGGAGcgtgcccaaagtcacagagctggtcATGACGAAGCTGGAATCTGATCCCAGGGCTGGGCCTCGTGAACACACCCAAAGGAACCCGAGGAGCTCCAGAGCAGGGTGGAGGAACCGAGGAGGGGGAATTCCTGCCTGCACGCCCCTCAGGGCCGTGCGGTGACGCTCAGGGCCTCAGCACTAGTTGCAACCCCTCTCCTTACCTTCCTCTGCAGCAGGGACACTTTGTCAGGGAAGTAGGAGACCACCAGCTGTTTGCCAAAAATACTGGAAAGCAGGTAGCAGCACGTGGCGCCCACTGACGTCAACACGCAGCACAGCAAGAGCCCCAGCCATGGTCCAAACAAAGCACCAGCTAAAATGTTctgcaaaaccaaaaccaaaccaaaccgtCAGCCGTTAGAGCATCTAGTGGCTACCAGTCACCTTGCACTGGAGCCCAAGAGTCATAGGTTCCCTTCTCTTTCAGTGACTTTCCCAACCAAAACCCAACTCCTGTGCTAAAGGGGTGAATGAAAAGTGATGATGGGGCTGGGAACTGCACCCCTGGCCTTGGTCTCTTCACTTTCCAAAGGGCGGAGGATGAACACTTCAGAAGGCAGGAGAAAATTCACTGGGACAACACGTGTTTACAGCCCCCAGCCTGCTGCGTGGGCTGCGGGGGGCCCTGCCCCCAGAAGGGAGAGATGAAACAcgttcttgttatttttttttaagattttatttatttattcatgagacacacagagacacaggcagagggagaagcaggctccctgcaaggagcccgatgcgggactcgatcctcgaccccgggatcaagacctgaaccaaacgcagtcgctcaaccaccgagccacagGCGTCCCTACTGTTACTATTTTAAATGAACATAAGCCACAAGTTTTCCTTCAGTGAGACCACACCAGCTACAGAAAACatcctctttctttgcttttttgctgGGGTTACATCTGTGTGGTAGAGAGCACTGGGGGTGCCCTGTTGACCCGAGCTCCAGCTGACACTCAGTAAAGTCTTAGATTAACAACCATGAAGAGTGAACGCATCCATGCTCCATACAGTCTGGCTGGGAGACATCACCCCGCCAAACATGAGGccaagagagaaagtaaaagggGAATTTCGAAGTGAGAAGGCAGGGGTCTGAGGAGCACCTACTATATGGTAAGTGCTTGACTACGTCTTACTAATCCTCACTGCGACCCTGTGTCATATGCCGTCCTTACACCATTCCACGAGGGACAGATTAAGTATCGTGCCCAAGCTCACACCAGGCAGAGACAGGATTCGCTCCCAGGTAGCACGTGACCCTCTGCCCTGAAGTGGATCAGCTcaagaggggaggggggagcacctgactcttgatctcagggtcatgagttcaagccccacacacagtgggcatggagcctactttataaaaaaaaacaagaaaacaaaaaacaaaaaacaagagggaAAGCAACCACAGGGGCAACCCCAAGAAGTCAGTCCCTGACTTCAAGCACCACACACCTTCCCGTCTCTTGACATGGACAGGTTTGCTTCTCTTCCAGTTTCCGACGGAGACTGCCTAAGTGCATCCAGCCCGAGCCTAGAGTCGAGAAAAGATGCCAAGGCAGGCGAAGAGAGCAGGACAGACGGGAGCTTtccgggttccctgctcaggccCTGGGTCGTCTAACAACACGGGGCGCCCGTGTGCCGGCCCTCCGGGAGCCAGCTGCTCTGACGCACTGCTCCGGTTAATCCCCCCACAGCAACGTGAAGGAGAAGCCCCACGTGCCAGATGAGCACACACGGTTGGAGACGTTAAAGGGCTTGCCCGTGGCTACacagctgagattcaaacccaccCCGGGTTCAAATATACACGCGTTTACATGAAACTGCTCTAAGTGCTGCGCGGAGGGCAGTAAGGTTCTTCTCAGACCCTGAGGCGGCAACAGCCCGCAGCGAGCGCGCGTGCCCAGGCCGCCGACGGCTGCCCCCAGCGCCCCCCAGGTCTCCCCAGCCTCTCCAGCCCCACAGCACCATCAACAGCTTGCACCTGCTCATCGAACATCTGTGAAGGCACTTCCCTGAGCCAGGCAAAGGAGAGAGCAAGGAATGGGCCTGGTTCTCAAAGAGCTCAGAGGCTAaaggagaaaatgatttttaaaaagtcctagaAAACAGCGCCAACTTGTAGAGCGTTCCGGAGGCTCCGAGGAGGCATAGCTGACCCAGCCcggactgtgtgtgtgtctccggGACAGCGCACGGCCATGCAGGCCTTAGAAACAAAAGCAGGggaacccgggtggctcagcggtttagcgccgccttcagcccagggtgtgatcctggagtcccgagatcgagtcccacgtccggctccctgcatggagcctgcttctccctctgcctgtgtctctgcctctctctctctctgtctctcatgaataaataaataaaatcttaaaaaaaaaaaaaaaaagaaacaaaagcagcaCACCTGAGAGGAGAGGCGGCCTCTGGAGCTAGGCAGACATGGGTtcagagcccagccctgcccctcctcaccctgtcACCGCCGACAGTTACTTCTCAccacagtttccttatctgtacaaCGTGATACAGATGCTCACACGCTGAGGCGGTAGGACAGTTGTCAGTAAAGCAACTAGGATAGTGTTGGATGCAAGGGAGGCTGTTGACAGGTGGCTGCCGCAGGAGTCCTCCTCCAGACTCTGTGATTTGCAGCCTAAGGGCTCCTCCACAAAACAGAAGGTGGTTTCCTGGCAGGGatggtgcggggggggggggggggggcccgcaCTGACCAGGAAGCTGGAGCCAGGGATGGCAAAGCCCTGTTTGTAGAGGTAGGCGCTGCAGAACAGCAGGAGCACATAGGCCTGGTGCTCCTTCCGGTACTCTCGAAGGATCTCGGAGAGCTCCCGCAGCTCGGCCAGGTCTGAGGGGAACCACAGTGACCTGGGGGTTTGGAAAAGCAGATGGAAACATGAGTCCGCAGCAGCCTAGTACCTCAGAAAGTCACTTGTGGCTTCTTTCCAAAGTAGGTTCAGAAATGCGCCC
Protein-coding sequences here:
- the TMEM41A gene encoding transmembrane protein 41A isoform X1, yielding MRPLLGLLLVFVGCTFALYLLSTRLPRGRTLGSGEEPGGRSLWFPSDLAELRELSEILREYRKEHQAYVLLLFCSAYLYKQGFAIPGSSFLNILAGALFGPWLGLLLCCVLTSVGATCCYLLSSIFGKQLVVSYFPDKVSLLQRKVEENRNSLFFFLLFLRLFPMTPNWFLNLSAPILNIPIVQFFFSVLLGLIPYNFICVQTGSILSTLTSLDALFSWETVFKLLAIALVALVPGTLIKKFSQKDLHLNEISNTNHLNSRKDT
- the TMEM41A gene encoding transmembrane protein 41A isoform X2: MRPLLGLLLVFVGCTFALYLLSTRLPRGRTLGSGEEPGGRSLWFPSDLAELRELSEILREYRKEHQAYVLLLFCSAYLYKQGFAIPGSSFLNILAGALFGPWLGLLLCCVLTSVGATCCYLLSSIFGKQLVVSYFPDKVSLLQRKVEENRNSLFFFLLFLRLFPMTPNWFLNLSAPILNIPIVQFFFSVLLGKKLAGSDPVQFYLCADRLHPVNSDLSGCSFLLGNGLQAFGHCLGGLSSWNPH